The Musa acuminata AAA Group cultivar baxijiao chromosome BXJ2-2, Cavendish_Baxijiao_AAA, whole genome shotgun sequence genome contains the following window.
TCCACCGAGTCCACCATCTCCCAAAAAGAAGAGACCGCCTAAGAAAAGCCTGCTAATCAACCAAAACGAGAGCAGAAaagagtttctttttattttcttgctCGTGATTCCCTTCCCACCAAAAAAAAACAGATAGATCCTCAACAAATTGCAGGCAAAACCGTAGCCCTAGCTTTCAAGAACCACATTTTTTAAATGTAAAGAACCCACGGTCGGTGAATCCAGCGGCCAATCCACCTCGGGATCGGAGCCGGACACGAACCATGGAGTCCCATTCCGAACCCTAGCGTCCGGAACCGAGTGCCGGGGCGAAGGGAAGGGAAAAGGTAAGAGTTTTTTGAGCAAAGACGGGACGTGGGAAGAAGAGACTCACGGATCGAGGAGCCACGGGCAGGAGGCGGGCCCCGGCGACGTTCGGCAGTGGCGCTGAGGGGAGGCGAGGCGTTCCCGCGGCGGAGAGCAGCGCAATCCCGCGACATTaagggcggaggaggagggggaaggaTGTGTTGGAGGAGGACGGCATTTGGGATGGCTCGATTCGATTTGATTTCGAGGACTGCGCTAATTGCCGatccaacaacagcagcagcagcagcagcagtaacgGAATATTATGTccgaataatttttataataattcatcgctggcaggctttttttttttaatgaatattccttttttaaaataattaaataaatattttctttagaaAGACTcctgatttttttaatattttattgaaaataactaaataaatattttttatttttatttaatacttTTTTCATCTCTAATACCCAATATATTGATCTTCATCCCCTCTATCCCATTTGAGATAATTGAAGTGATACTAAATCTTCTTAAGAATTTCGATTACTAGGATCTTGACCTAAAGGCTATTGAATATATGTTACGAGTTAGATCGACGTCTACATATAGTCACGATAAAGTGGTGTGTTGATGCATTTGGGATTGTAGTTTATTTGGTTGAATCATTATGCTTGTAAACTATACTACCATCTATTTGAACTTAAAATAACTCATGATTAATGTCAATCAATATCACATGACAGAGATAAAATAGTCACGACACGACgagagtaaaaaaataaaaaaggaggtggtacgattatttaggatattagaaaaaaaaattaaaaacttggGCACTAGGagcattttcaagaaaaatcatCCGATAATTAATAGCCCATATTTCACTAATGCATCTTTATAGAAATAATTTAAACTAATTTTAGAATCAACCATCATTTCTTTGTTTGTAAACCAATgaataatatgatatttatatttaaaataacagTTCAACATTACAATTATGTTCAATATTAATAGCACCTAACATTTTCATTAATGCGTTGAAATGTCCGAAGGAtagtaatattttataaattaatcatAATTTGTCTCGTTTGAAGATGAATATTTTAtctttctaaataaataaataatagttCAACATTAAAATTAACTCTAGGAACGTGTCGATAACATCTAACACTTCGTCAGTGCGCTAAAATTAACTTGATATAAACGTAGGTAGGTAAACAAATAGATAGATTTTACTACTTAAGAAGTTAAATGTTTCGTAACAATCCTCAGTATCATCGTAGGGTTGTTTGTTTTAATCTCGTAATAAGATTCGATAAATACAACATTTTTGTCTCTACATTAATTGTTATTAAAAGGAAAGAAGTTTGGGACATCTTCCATGTCTGATTCCATAGCGACACCATTCATTGATTCATTATATATTATACTTATTTTCGATTCAATCTCTCTACATCTTGATGTAATGTATGATCGATTTGATCTCGAGATAGCAAAGAGGAAGATTTTATGGAATTGACTAGAGGTAGAACGCACTGCAGATGCAAACTCAGTAGCTTGCATCAACATCGTGAttgttgattacataagaaggagCCCTTAGATTTGCATACAGAAAAGTAACTGAGTCGTAGTTGCATAGATCCGATGCTATCTTTAGTTCACAGCTCTGCAGTTCCGGCGTATCTCTCCCGCAGAACCAGTGAGGGGCCTGATGCTGCCCATCTTGATCATGGAGATCACGAAGTCGCTGAAGAAggcgctgctgctgttgctgtagATCTGCACCAGTCCCTTGGTGGCCGCCACCCCCTCGTCGCTCGAGAACAACCCCTGGTCCGACGACAGCAGTCCCTTCTGGCTCAGCAGGTTCTTGAAgtagtggttgtcgaacacgtcgGTGGAGTTGCGGTCGAGCGCCGTGGTCGCGTTCCCGTCGCTGCTCTGTGAGCAAAGGTTCTGCAGGTCGGCCACCATGCTGGAGTCCAGCGTCGGGTCCACCGACTCCGTCGACGAGAAGTTCGACAACCGGTTGTTGAACGTCACGCACCGCGCGAGGCCGATCGTGTGCCCACCTGCATGCGCGTCCACATGAAGCTTCGCCATTAGGTCGAACACAAGAGCGGCAAGCTATATAAGATGCTGATCATAGAGTTGATGGCGAACCCGACAAGGCGACGACGTCGGTGGTGTTGAGGCCGACCGCAAGAAATTTGGATATGATCGTGTTGATGGAGTCAAATGGAGAAGGAAGGTTACTGTTAGCTCCTGTTTGGTTGGCTACCAACCCGTCTCTTCTTCCAAGGAGGACTTTCCATGTAGGACCACCGCTCTGCATCCATGCAGACCCATGAATTCATGGATAGCGATCCACTCTCGCCAAGAAGTATTACATATACCGAGGAATGCGTTGGAGGACTTACCAACACGACCGAGTCTCTTGCTGCTATGGCAAGTATGTCTGCACACGAAACAGTTCCATTGCACTCATTCTCCACAGCCGTCTTTATGCTGTCGACGACATCGAATCCCCTCGCGGAGTTTATATTCGGGAAAGCAAACTTCTCACCGTCACTCCCATCCAGTAGAATCGAGCCATCGCATCCCTGCATGACGAGGGAAACACATCACCCTAGAGTAGTCGTAGAATCAAAGAATACAATAGAGTTCAAAGCTCACATTCACAAAGCAATCATGGAAGTGGAGCCTAAGAAGAGAAGCTGCCATCCTCATCTCATTCTTAAGGGCATTAACAACCACACGTCGCACCACCTTGAACACATTGGGGCAGCTCGTAACATAGAAATCAGTGGTCAACTGTGAGCTCACACCCGTGCTCAGACACAACACCATCAAAACCACGAAGAGCGAAGGGCTGCAAGTGGTATATGTGAAAGCCTTCATCTTCTCTAGCTGTAAACACACAACACGATGGCGAGTTCCGGTTCATGTCATACTGGGATAACTTGGATTGATATTTATAGAACTAACGAAGAGAATAAGCAAGCAATGTAAAATGGAGGCTGTGCTTACTTTTGCTTTGTGGATTGAGGTGGAGCGAACGTAAGCTCGCATAAACTCGGGTTGTAATGCGGTCCTCTTGGATTAGGGAGTAAAATTAGGTCCACAGAAAGGAAGATAGAGATCAGGAGAGCTGGTTTCTTGCCATCTTCCACCGGTTCATGTAGTGGTGCTACATTTATCCAAAATACTTAACAAGTTAGTGCCCTGAAAAGATCAACGCTGGGTTGCTTTGGCTGCGGGTTACGTATACGATTTGGCAGTAGCATGTTGCAAACGTGCTTTGAATAGTTCCAGCACGTTTCGGATATCTACTGCAGCCATGCAAAAGcttttctgcttcttcttcttcttcttcttcttcgtatcTTTTATGCTATCTTCACTTTCCGTGACTACCGGTGCTAAGATTAAATGGTTGTGCCTTGGTCGTAACCTTAGGATCCATGTGAAGCTTAAACCAATAGAAATTGAATCAACTTAACTCATAAGCTACTGTAATAACATGATGAGATTCGAGTTGCATCACCATTAAGCTTAAGCTGATAGAAAGTATACCTCGCATTTAAGTCCGACAGGGAATGAGAGAAATCGTGCTGGATAATGTGGTCTTTGACAAGAGGGTATTCACTGTTGAAGGTgtgacatatttttatttatttagtattGTTACGAAGAACCTTCAACACGGTCGCTTTGGCCGAGTGGTTAAGGCGTGTGCCTGCTAAGTACATGGGGTTTCCCCGCGAGAGTTCGAATCTCTCAGGcgacgacataatttttacccccAAACCCGTATGCCTAATCCTGACATCCGTTTCtgcaatcctagattggtagtgatGTGATCACCAAAGGTGCGCTGCAGCTATGGCCCCTCTGCTGGCCAACAGGCTGCAACGCTCAGCCACAGCGCCGCTGGGAATCTTCTTTCCCTGTTTCTTTCAGTGCTCCCTACCTGTGTTTATTGTCGCTTGACATGATCGAAATAAATTAGAATATTTATTATGGAACGTCGTGTCTTATTTGCTGTTTTTTACTACAAGGattaatttatttcatttatggaaTAAATCTCGTTTATACGTTTAAATGTTTGGTAAATAGAGCATGATTTACTATTGTAGTTTTATGTTCTTAAGGTTGGCGATGCTCTAATTAAACATCACCAAGTTTCCATGAGTGAACATATTTTAAATGTTAATGATGTCTTAAATAGAACATAAAAAATGTTTCTATAATTATATCCTTTAATCATTATATTGACCAAAATGTTTCGACGTTCCCAACATCAAAATTCAAATCCACCCGCCGCCCGTTGCGACCCGACCCCACCCCAACTGCTGACAACTCCGCAGTCGGACACCAACGCCTCATTCAAATCCACTTTAACTCCTATAACAATTCCGATTCCCGCTCATTTCTCACCAGCTTCCCTCTTTGGTGTTGAAAAGGCGGCCACTCCCCCCTCGCTCGTCCTCTCGTCTCATCCTCTGCCTTCGCCGAAACCCTACCCCTTTCCGCCACCCAACTCCGATCTCGCCTGATCTGATATATGGCGATGACCACTGCGGCGGAGGAGAGGCGGTCCCGACGGTTGAAGAAAGCGGCCGCGGCGGACGGAAGTGTCGGTGCCGCAGAGCCCTCTGAGTCCGGGAGTAAGAGGAAGAGACGCGCCACCGGGGCTGCTGTCCTGGCGCCGGTCCTGCATCAATCGGCGGAGACGGGGCCCGGGGAGGGCGAAGAAGAGGTATGTTATCGAgccgaggatgaggaggaggagatggagagtAAGGAGGAGTGTGCGGAGAGTCGGAAGCAATCGCCGAAGAAAAGGATGGGGCATAGCAAGAAATCCAAGAACGAAGAGCGGCCGGAGAGCTGCTTTGTTGGGAATCCTATTCCGGAGGCTGAAGCTAAGAAGCTGTGGCCGGAGAGATACCAAAGGAAGGTACGTCGAAGGCGATAAATTGTTTGTTTATACTACCGCACAATAATTGGGTAGACGTTTTACAGTTCTTTTATTGACGATGATCACTAATTTTGTGTTTCTGTGGCTAAAAGCGGGCTTCGTCTAATGGAAGCGCAAAAAGGTGAAAACGTGGAATCAGATAATTGTGATTACTGCATTCTCATTTGCATCTCATTATTTTCATTCAATGTTGCTGCTTACACTCTTAATGCAGGGCGGATGATGAACCACTCTTGAGAGCTAAGTGTCATTACCGCGAGGCCAAGGTGGATGGCgtctcatacaaacttgatgatgatgcATATGTCAAAGTGAGTGATGTGATAATTGTTGCTGCGATTCTGTTTGTTTAAACGTTTTTAACTAAATTTATTGTGGTCTGAACGGTCTCATCATGTTCTAGTAAGCTTCTTAAatctcatgatacatcatttgggATTTGTACATCTGTGCGCttccttaaatttttgtttcgtaATAATTGAAGATAAACCATAGGTTAACCCCAGAATTTGTCATCCTATTTTTGTCTTCTATCACATTTATAGATAGTTAAAAATCTGTCTTAATATTCAAATACATGTACTTTGGTAATTGCTATAGTTCTATCTGAGGTTCCACAATGTTGTTGTATGATTGTAGTTAGATCATTCAATTGAAATTCTAGACCTGACAATATGAAATTTTCTGGTGGTTGGAATCGAAAGTGGGAGATGTGGTGATCTACAGAAGAGCCAGTGATGGTCATGACACCTTTGCTCGATCATTTTGGGGAATGAGATGGATGGCACTGTCAAAAGTGGTGATGATCAAGGTGGCAATTGGAAGGATAATTGTTGACACTATGGATGACAACATCTCTCGTTGGTTTTTTAGTATTTGCTGCAGGTGGATACGAAGTTAGGGTTGTGCAGTTTGACAGGTGAAGGTTGAGGATTGTGATGGTGGGAGTGATGAATGCAGGATAGATGGTAATGGTCCGATGGATAGGTGGTTATTATTAGAATTTGATATGGCTGTGTTGAGCAAGAAGTGCAGTGGCAATCGACAAACTTATCCACAATGTTTAGGGCTTGTAATTAGTGTAATAGTTGTAGTTTGGATGGGCTGTGAAAGTGGGTGTCAAGATGGATATTCTGATTGTTTGACTCTATTTATAAGCAATCTGCAATTTGGGTTTTAGGTGTCGAGAAAACTCAATGGTCAATATGCCGTCAAATGAAACCTGTGATTCTGATTGTGGGCTCATGTTTGATTGCAAGTGAAAATAAAATTACTTTGTACTATGGCTGTCCCAGTGGCTAAAACCTAAACCACATTTTGTGACTCTTTAGTTCTGTACTTTCATTGTCATTTTTTATGTTTTCTTTAATCTTTACAATGTACTAATAGATTTGTATTAGTGTTAGAAACACATTTTCAATATTTGTTTGTATTTGACTGAAGTTTAAGGAAGCTTTTCTTTGCATATGTTGGATACATATATTACCCATCCGTTAGCAAAATTATTTGTTTTGGGGTCAGATAATGTAATGTTTGTAACAGGTAGTGTGGTCCAACTTTGCTCTTTTCTAGATATCATTTCTATTTATTTTCTTATGTTGATTGCAAAATGTCTATTTTTAGGCAGCTGAAGGAGAGCTTGACTACATTGGACGTATAGTTGAATTTTTTGAAACAACTGACGGGGAACTATATTTTACTGCTCAGTGGTTTTTTAGAGCAGAAGATACAGTGAGTAATTCTAGTTTTTCTGTTTCATCATAATCTGAAATTGGTCCAAAGCATTGTAGATTCTTTTGGTCTTTAGGTTATGAAGGATCATGCATGTTGTCATGGTGCAAAAGTTGTTCATGATCCTCGAAGAGTTTTCTTGTCAGAGgagaaaaatgataatttgttGGATTGTATGGTTTCCAAGATAAAAATTGAACGTGTGGATCCAAATGTAAGTTTAAACATTTCCCTACCAATCCTTGTGCCTCTGTAGTGTAGTTTTTGATAGACTTACAGTGTTTATTGTTTTGTGGTAGATCAATTTGGAGGTCAAGAAAAATGGCATTCCTTCTTGTGATCTTTACTACGACATGTCATACTCTTTGGCATATTCAACTTTTGCAAATTTACCAGGTGATAATgtagttttctcaacatataAGTATTTTTCTATGTTCATAGTTCCATTAATCATAATTTGTTGCTAACTATATGTCATAATACCACTAGAAAATGATAGGGCCGCGAGTGGATCATCATCCACTATGTCATCATCAGATCCTGATTCTCCATCTTTTAGGGAGAAAAATGTGGTTACATTGCTTGACCTGTATTCTGGATGTGGTGCAATGTCCACTGGTCTATGCTTGGGTGCGAATTTGTCTGGCATAAATCTCCAAACGGTGAGTCAAACTTGATAAATTATACTTGACTGGCATCTAATGCAAATTCATGTTTAATTTTGCTTTCATGTTGCAGCGTTGGGCTGTTGATTTGAATCAGTATGCTTGCCAGAGCTTAAAGTTGAACCATCCTAACACTGAGGTATTCATGGTCTGCCATTTTATTTCAAGACATTGTTTGGACAGATGCATAGCCAGCTTCCATCTGGATTGAGAATAATTTATTTCATGTTTCTACATAAAATAATTACGCTATAATTTTCATGACATGCATTTCTCGTGTGGTTGTGCAAGGTAATTGTTCCTAGCTAACACTAACATGTTGTAGGTGAGGAATGAGAAGGCTGAAGATTTTTTGGCTCTTTTGATTGAGTGGGAAAAATTGTGTGAAAAATATCATGTTATTGGAAATCAAGTTAAAGAGGAAATTGATTCTAATGGTTTGGATGGTGAGGAGCTTAATGATCCCAAGGTGCCAAATGATGAATTTGAAGTTGATAAGTTAGTTGGAATTTGCTATGGTGATCCCAGTGACATTGGTAAAATTGGATTGAAGTTTAAGGTAACACAAAGTTGACAATTTTTGAATCTTATTTGAAATTTGGATGACAATTTATATATTCTTGTTTGAGAACAATGTCAATATCTTCTTTCTTTTAGGTTCGTTGGAAGGGATATGGCCCTAGTGACGATACTTGGGAGCCTGTAGAAGGATTAAGGTACTAATTTAACTTAAgagatttttggactttcttgcccATATCTAATTGTGTATTAATATACCAGCAAATGCGAAGAGAGAATCAAGGATTTTGTGAAGAATGGCTACAGCAAGGGCATTTTGCCATTACCAGtaggttttttatttttctttctttctatgaGGCTTTGGATATGGTCAGAATATAGTCTCcattatttttctttctgttCCTACTAGGGTCAAGCTGATGTGGTTTGTGGTGGACCTCCATGCCAAGGGATAAGTGGATTTAACCGATTTAGAAACAAAAATGCTCCATTGGAGGACCCAAAAAATCAACAGATGGTTGTTTTTATGGATATTGTTGAGTTTCTCAAACCAAAATATGTCCTTATGGAGAATGTTGTTGACATATTAAAGTTTGCACAAGGCT
Protein-coding sequences here:
- the LOC135606249 gene encoding DNA (cytosine-5)-methyltransferase 1-like isoform X1, with product MAMTTAAEERRSRRLKKAAAADGSVGAAEPSESGSKRKRRATGAAVLAPVLHQSAETGPGEGEEEVCYRAEDEEEEMESKEECAESRKQSPKKRMGHSKKSKNEERPESCFVGNPIPEAEAKKLWPERYQRKRASSNGSAKRADDEPLLRAKCHYREAKVDGVSYKLDDDAYVKAAEGELDYIGRIVEFFETTDGELYFTAQWFFRAEDTVMKDHACCHGAKVVHDPRRVFLSEEKNDNLLDCMVSKIKIERVDPNINLEVKKNGIPSCDLYYDMSYSLAYSTFANLPENDRAASGSSSTMSSSDPDSPSFREKNVVTLLDLYSGCGAMSTGLCLGANLSGINLQTRWAVDLNQYACQSLKLNHPNTEVRNEKAEDFLALLIEWEKLCEKYHVIGNQVKEEIDSNGLDGEELNDPKVPNDEFEVDKLVGICYGDPSDIGKIGLKFKVRWKGYGPSDDTWEPVEGLSKCEERIKDFVKNGYSKGILPLPGQADVVCGGPPCQGISGFNRFRNKNAPLEDPKNQQMVVFMDIVEFLKPKYVLMENVVDILKFAQGFMGRYALSRLVAMNYQARLGMMVAGCYGLPQFRMRVFLWGACPTKMLPQFPLPTHDVIVRGGAPNEFEQNIVAYNENEHPELERALQLEDALSDLPPVTNYEDRDEIPYGKAAKTEFQQFIRLPRSALMNYSPRVKATDMHQLFDHNPLQLNDDDYQRVCQIPKRKGANFRDLPGVVVGPDNIVEWDPNVERVILPSGKPLVPDYAMSFIKGKSLKPFGRLWWDETVPTVVTRAEPHNQVILHPEQDRVLSVRENARLQGFPDFYKLQGPVKERYIQVGNAVAVPVARALGYALCQALKGQCSAEPLFVLPRKFPAIDRGSSSTPKEPTDGV
- the LOC135605083 gene encoding peroxidase 59-like; the protein is MKAFTYTTCSPSLFVVLMVLCLSTGVSSQLTTDFYVTSCPNVFKVVRRVVVNALKNEMRMAASLLRLHFHDCFVNGCDGSILLDGSDGEKFAFPNINSARGFDVVDSIKTAVENECNGTVSCADILAIAARDSVVLSGGPTWKVLLGRRDGLVANQTGANSNLPSPFDSINTIISKFLAVGLNTTDVVALSGGHTIGLARCVTFNNRLSNFSSTESVDPTLDSSMVADLQNLCSQSSDGNATTALDRNSTDVFDNHYFKNLLSQKGLLSSDQGLFSSDEGVAATKGLVQIYSNSSSAFFSDFVISMIKMGSIRPLTGSAGEIRRNCRAVN
- the LOC135606249 gene encoding DNA (cytosine-5)-methyltransferase 1-like isoform X2, producing the protein MAMTTAAEERRSRRLKKAAAADGSVGAAEPSESGSKRKRRATGAAVLAPVLHQSAETGPGEGEEEVCYRAEDEEEEMESKEECAESRKQSPKKRMGHSKKSKNEERPESCFVGNPIPEAEAKKLWPERYQRKRASSNGSAKRADDEPLLRAKCHYREAKVDGVSYKLDDDAYVKAAEGELDYIGRIVEFFETTDGELYFTAQWFFRAEDTVMKDHACCHGAKVVHDPRRVFLSEEKNDNLLDCMVSKIKIERVDPNINLEVKKNGIPSCDLYYDMSYSLAYSTFANLPENDRAASGSSSTMSSSDPDSPSFREKNVVTLLDLYSGCGAMSTGLCLGANLSGINLQTRWAVDLNQYACQSLKLNHPNTEVRNEKAEDFLALLIEWEKLCEKYHVIGNQVKEEIDSNGLDGEELNDPKVPNDEFEVDKLVGICYGDPSDIGKIGLKFKVRWKGYGPSDDTWEPVEGLSKCEERIKDFVKNGYSKGILPLPGQADVVCGGPPCQGISGFNRFRNKNAPLEDPKNQQMVVFMDIVEFLKPKYVLMENVVDILKFAQGFMGRYALSRLVAMNYQARLGMMVAGCYGLPQFRMRVFLWGACPTKMLPQFPLPTHDVIVRGGAPNEFEQNIVAYNENEHPELERALQLEDALSDLPPVTNYEDRDEIPYGKAAKTEFQQFIRLPRSATDMHQLFDHNPLQLNDDDYQRVCQIPKRKGANFRDLPGVVVGPDNIVEWDPNVERVILPSGKPLVPDYAMSFIKGKSLKPFGRLWWDETVPTVVTRAEPHNQVILHPEQDRVLSVRENARLQGFPDFYKLQGPVKERYIQVGNAVAVPVARALGYALCQALKGQCSAEPLFVLPRKFPAIDRGSSSTPKEPTDGV